A single Bacillus sp. OxB-1 DNA region contains:
- a CDS encoding BMC domain-containing protein: MNREGTALGMVETKGLVGAVEAADAMVKAASVNLVGKVHVGGGIVTVMVRGDVGAVKAATDAGAAAAQRVGELLSVHVIPRPHNELEMILPKLDN, from the coding sequence ATGAATAGAGAAGGTACAGCATTAGGAATGGTGGAAACAAAAGGATTGGTTGGAGCGGTTGAAGCAGCAGATGCAATGGTGAAGGCAGCTAGCGTCAATCTTGTGGGAAAAGTACATGTTGGTGGAGGAATCGTGACGGTTATGGTGCGCGGTGACGTAGGAGCAGTGAAGGCCGCAACAGATGCAGGCGCAGCAGCTGCACAACGTGTAGGCGAATTGCTATCGGTCCATGTCATTCCAAGACCGCATAACGAATTGGAAATGATCTTGCCTAAATTGGATAACTAA
- the pduL gene encoding phosphate propanoyltransferase, which translates to MDQQLIEQIVGEVLGQLAKGQQELPANTIPIAVSARHLHLSPQHVETLFGKGYELTQRSELSQPGQFAANETVVIAGPKGSISNVRVLGPTRPQTQVEISWTDAMKIGVRPPIRESGDINGSAPITIIGPQGSLFLEEGLIIAQSHIHMSPSDANRLDVQDGEVVTVEVDGIRPIAYRNVKIRVSDRYRLEMHIDTDEANAGFISKGANGRLVKSGQPSVPTNVERPVSTPTKTVYEFGKKLLTNDDVRAIEEPEILLEKGTIVTALARDTARELGKSISFRK; encoded by the coding sequence ATGGATCAACAATTAATTGAACAGATTGTCGGAGAAGTCCTGGGCCAATTGGCAAAAGGACAACAGGAACTGCCCGCCAATACGATTCCGATTGCCGTTTCCGCCCGTCATCTTCATCTGTCCCCGCAACACGTGGAAACCTTGTTCGGGAAAGGGTATGAACTGACACAACGATCGGAGCTTTCCCAGCCCGGCCAGTTCGCGGCAAATGAAACCGTCGTGATCGCCGGACCGAAAGGAAGCATTTCCAACGTCCGTGTGCTTGGACCGACCCGACCGCAGACACAAGTGGAAATCAGCTGGACGGATGCCATGAAAATCGGCGTACGTCCGCCGATCCGCGAATCAGGGGATATAAATGGTTCGGCGCCGATTACGATCATTGGGCCGCAGGGAAGTCTCTTTTTGGAAGAGGGGCTCATCATTGCCCAATCCCATATCCATATGTCGCCATCTGATGCAAACCGATTGGATGTCCAAGATGGTGAAGTCGTGACTGTGGAAGTGGACGGCATCCGGCCGATTGCTTATCGGAATGTGAAAATCCGGGTTTCGGACCGTTATCGATTGGAAATGCACATTGATACGGACGAAGCGAATGCGGGCTTCATTTCAAAAGGGGCGAATGGCAGGCTCGTAAAATCCGGCCAACCGTCCGTTCCGACAAACGTCGAACGGCCCGTTTCCACTCCAACGAAAACAGTTTACGAGTTCGGCAAGAAATTGCTGACGAATGATGATGTGAGAGCCATTGAAGAACCGGAAATTCTTTTGGAAAAAGGGACGATCGTAACCGCCCTTGCCCGGGATACGGCTCGAGAACTCGGCAAATCTATTTCGTTTAGAAAATAG
- a CDS encoding EutN/CcmL family microcompartment protein, protein MRMGKVIGNVWATRKEEGLQGLKLLVIQPVDGYGRPIRTHFVAADRIGAGIGDHVLITSGGSSRFIDRDNPVPIDAVVVGIIDSTEVERGESDESSDRND, encoded by the coding sequence ATGCGAATGGGGAAAGTTATCGGCAATGTTTGGGCGACCCGGAAAGAAGAAGGTTTACAAGGCTTGAAATTACTGGTCATTCAGCCGGTGGATGGATACGGCCGACCGATTCGCACACATTTTGTTGCTGCCGATCGCATCGGGGCGGGAATCGGAGATCATGTGTTGATCACGAGCGGAGGCTCTTCCCGGTTCATCGATCGGGATAACCCGGTTCCAATTGATGCGGTAGTTGTAGGAATCATTGATTCAACCGAAGTGGAGAGAGGTGAGTCTGATGAGTCAAGCGATAGGAATGATTGA
- a CDS encoding BMC domain-containing protein, translated as MSQAIGMIETKGLVGSIEAADAMIKASNVRLVKQEFIDGGLVTVIVQGDVGAVQAAVDAGRDAANRVGELVGSHVIPRPDGTVYDMVKPSDPAPPQIEKPQKAKAAVKKDSAPKSPEA; from the coding sequence ATGAGTCAAGCGATAGGAATGATTGAAACGAAAGGGCTGGTCGGTTCGATTGAAGCGGCGGATGCCATGATCAAAGCGTCCAATGTAAGACTGGTCAAGCAGGAATTTATCGATGGAGGCCTTGTTACAGTCATTGTACAAGGGGATGTCGGTGCGGTCCAAGCTGCAGTGGATGCCGGCCGGGATGCGGCGAATCGAGTGGGTGAACTAGTCGGTTCCCACGTCATTCCCCGTCCGGATGGAACGGTCTATGACATGGTGAAGCCGTCGGATCCGGCACCGCCACAAATCGAGAAACCACAAAAAGCGAAAGCGGCCGTCAAAAAGGATTCGGCTCCAAAGAGTCCGGAGGCTTAA
- the mdh gene encoding malate dehydrogenase translates to MAFRRPKIAVIGAGYTGATVALLVAQKELGDVVLVDIPEQEGPVKGKALDMLQAGAVQRFNSKISGTSDYGQIQDADMVIITAGIARKPGMSRDDLVNTNAKIMRAVSEQVRRYAPDSIILILSNPVDAMTYVCYKTTGFPKHRVIGQSGVLDTARFNTFVAEELNISVEDISGFVLGGHGDDMVPLVRYSYAGGIPLENIIPKERLDAIVARTRKGGGEIVSLLGNGSAYYAPAASLVEMAEAIILDKKRILPAIAYLEGEYGYSDLYVGVPTVLGGNGLESIIELPLTEEEKSAFAQSVESVRSVIEICKN, encoded by the coding sequence TTGGCTTTTCGAAGACCTAAAATCGCGGTGATCGGCGCAGGATACACCGGTGCAACGGTTGCGCTGCTCGTCGCTCAAAAAGAACTAGGGGATGTCGTGCTCGTCGATATTCCGGAACAAGAAGGACCTGTTAAAGGCAAGGCGCTGGATATGCTTCAAGCGGGAGCGGTCCAACGATTCAATTCGAAGATTTCCGGCACGTCCGACTATGGGCAGATTCAAGATGCCGATATGGTAATCATTACAGCGGGCATTGCGAGAAAGCCAGGCATGAGCCGGGACGATCTTGTCAATACGAATGCGAAAATTATGCGGGCTGTCTCGGAACAGGTGCGCCGCTATGCTCCGGATAGTATTATTCTGATTCTAAGCAATCCGGTCGATGCGATGACGTATGTCTGCTATAAAACGACAGGATTTCCGAAACATCGCGTAATCGGACAATCAGGCGTATTGGACACGGCCCGTTTCAATACCTTTGTCGCAGAAGAGTTGAACATTTCGGTGGAAGATATTTCAGGATTCGTGCTAGGCGGACACGGGGATGATATGGTGCCCCTTGTACGGTATTCCTACGCAGGCGGAATTCCGTTGGAAAATATCATACCGAAAGAACGGTTGGACGCGATTGTGGCACGGACCCGAAAAGGCGGCGGCGAAATCGTTTCGCTATTAGGAAACGGCAGTGCCTATTATGCGCCGGCCGCGTCACTCGTGGAAATGGCGGAAGCGATTATCTTGGATAAAAAGAGAATCCTCCCAGCCATTGCCTACCTGGAAGGCGAATATGGCTATTCGGATCTGTATGTCGGCGTTCCGACAGTCCTTGGCGGAAATGGGCTCGAAAGCATTATCGAGCTGCCGCTAACGGAAGAAGAAAAATCAGCCTTCGCCCAATCGGTAGAGTCGGTGCGGAGTGTTATTGAAATCTGCAAGAATTGA
- a CDS encoding IS5 family transposase: protein MYEHNAKQMILPHEFFLPFGGHLNPDNRWVRMASVIPWADLEEAYLESLGDPNQGSKAYTVQLALGALIIKERLRLSDGETVEAITENPYMQYFIGLPAFQETPPFHASSLTHFRKRFNADLVNQVNESITAAHRKPANPKDSDGPDDDEPRGGSGSPAAKPEARRPEESAPIYKQGKLLIDATCAPSDIAYPTDIGLLNQAREKLETMIDRLHAKRGHGSKKPRTYRRKARKEYLALSKQRKPGYEKIQACLKGQLSYVRRDLKHVEDLANEVGLDRLTRAQYKDLLVIQELFRQQTILFEGDTHSIQDRVVSIAQPYIRPIVRGKAKASVEFGAKLSVSLVDGYAYLETLQWDAYNEGTLLKDAILAYKERFGHYPEAVLADTIYRTRDNRKFCQELGIRLSGPKLGRPAKDQHVRAEQKKLEKQDHGERNAIEGKFGEGKRAYGLGLIRTRLQTTSETTIALQLVIMNLEKILRDTFLSFFLHSIEKSERLFSKKLILKVA from the coding sequence ATGTATGAACACAACGCCAAACAAATGATCCTGCCACACGAATTCTTTTTGCCGTTCGGAGGGCACTTGAACCCGGATAACCGTTGGGTTCGCATGGCTTCTGTCATTCCTTGGGCCGACCTGGAGGAAGCGTATCTCGAGTCACTCGGCGACCCCAATCAGGGGAGTAAGGCGTACACCGTGCAGCTTGCACTTGGAGCGCTGATCATCAAGGAACGTCTCCGATTGAGTGATGGAGAAACCGTAGAAGCGATTACTGAAAACCCCTATATGCAATATTTCATCGGGCTTCCCGCTTTTCAGGAAACCCCGCCGTTCCATGCCTCTTCACTGACCCATTTCCGGAAGCGTTTTAACGCGGATCTGGTGAATCAAGTGAACGAATCCATCACAGCGGCACATCGGAAACCGGCGAACCCCAAGGATTCGGATGGTCCGGATGACGATGAGCCGAGGGGCGGGAGCGGAAGCCCGGCAGCGAAACCGGAGGCCCGGCGTCCCGAAGAATCAGCCCCCATCTACAAACAAGGAAAACTACTGATCGATGCCACCTGCGCCCCTTCCGATATTGCGTATCCGACGGATATCGGTCTCTTGAATCAGGCAAGGGAAAAGCTCGAAACGATGATTGATCGGTTGCATGCGAAACGGGGCCATGGGTCCAAAAAACCGCGTACCTACCGCCGGAAAGCCCGGAAGGAATACCTTGCCTTGTCCAAGCAGCGAAAACCCGGCTACGAAAAGATCCAGGCTTGCCTGAAGGGACAGCTTTCCTATGTTCGTCGAGATTTGAAGCACGTGGAAGATCTTGCGAATGAAGTCGGGCTCGACAGGCTGACACGGGCACAGTACAAAGACCTGCTGGTCATCCAGGAGCTGTTCCGTCAGCAAACCATCCTGTTCGAGGGCGATACTCATTCCATCCAGGACCGCGTAGTCAGCATTGCGCAGCCGTATATCCGTCCGATTGTCCGGGGAAAAGCGAAAGCATCCGTCGAATTCGGCGCAAAACTCTCTGTCAGTCTGGTCGATGGGTATGCGTATCTTGAGACGCTGCAATGGGACGCCTACAATGAAGGAACCCTATTGAAAGACGCTATCCTGGCGTACAAGGAACGGTTCGGCCACTATCCGGAAGCCGTCCTGGCGGATACCATCTACAGAACCCGGGACAACCGGAAGTTCTGTCAAGAACTCGGAATTCGGTTGAGCGGTCCGAAACTCGGCAGGCCCGCCAAAGACCAGCATGTACGTGCAGAACAGAAGAAGTTGGAGAAACAGGACCACGGCGAGCGCAACGCCATCGAAGGGAAATTCGGCGAAGGCAAACGCGCATACGGGCTGGGTCTTATTCGAACACGCCTGCAAACCACAAGCGAGACGACGATTGCCCTCCAGCTGGTCATCATGAACCTCGAAAAGATCCTCCGGGATACTTTTTTGTCGTTTTTCCTACATTCAATCGAAAAATCGGAACGTTTATTTTCCAAGAAACTTATCCTTAAGGTAGCTTGA
- a CDS encoding 2-hydroxyacid dehydrogenase, whose translation MKPIVYITRKLPEEAVSPLLGQFEVRMWESESEAVPRDVLLKEAAEADALWTVVTDAVDRDLLTAAPQLKIVANMAVGYNNIDTAVAQERGVIVTNTPGVLTETTADLTFALLLATARRLGEAEQELRAGKWTSWTPMGYTGMDVSGATLGIIGMGRIGEAVARRAKGFDMRVLYHNRSRKPEAEATFGFEYAELDKLLQEADFVVTLTPFTPETAGLIGARELTLMKRTAILINSSRGGVVDETALYEALKNGEIWAAGLDVFETEPVPVDHPLLSLPNVTALPHIGSASVKTRLAMMNLNAQAILDCFEGREPKNRVV comes from the coding sequence ATGAAACCAATCGTATACATAACAAGAAAACTGCCGGAGGAAGCCGTATCACCGCTGCTCGGCCAATTCGAGGTCCGCATGTGGGAATCGGAAAGCGAAGCCGTCCCCCGCGATGTGCTGCTTAAGGAGGCGGCCGAAGCGGATGCCCTGTGGACGGTCGTCACTGATGCTGTGGACCGCGACCTATTGACGGCTGCGCCTCAACTGAAAATCGTCGCCAATATGGCGGTCGGCTACAATAACATTGACACCGCAGTGGCGCAAGAGCGGGGCGTGATCGTTACGAATACGCCAGGCGTTTTGACGGAAACGACGGCGGATTTAACGTTTGCCTTGCTGCTCGCTACGGCGCGCCGATTAGGGGAAGCGGAGCAGGAATTGCGCGCAGGGAAATGGACGTCTTGGACACCGATGGGCTACACCGGGATGGATGTCAGCGGGGCGACGCTTGGCATCATTGGCATGGGAAGGATCGGCGAAGCGGTCGCGCGGCGGGCGAAAGGGTTCGATATGCGGGTGCTCTATCATAATCGGAGCCGGAAACCGGAAGCGGAAGCCACGTTTGGTTTTGAATATGCTGAACTGGATAAACTATTACAAGAGGCCGACTTTGTTGTCACGTTGACTCCTTTCACACCAGAAACAGCGGGGTTGATCGGCGCACGGGAGTTGACGCTGATGAAGAGGACCGCGATTCTCATCAATTCTTCCCGCGGAGGCGTTGTCGATGAAACGGCGCTTTATGAAGCATTGAAAAATGGGGAGATTTGGGCGGCCGGTTTGGACGTCTTTGAAACGGAGCCAGTGCCTGTGGATCATCCGTTACTGTCACTGCCGAACGTCACGGCGTTGCCCCATATCGGAAGCGCTTCTGTGAAAACGCGGCTGGCTATGATGAATTTGAACGCGCAGGCCATCCTCGATTGTTTCGAAGGTCGTGAACCGAAAAATCGAGTAGTCTGA
- a CDS encoding VOC family protein — protein MKGCIIPYLTFHGEAREAAGFYADLFGLTNLGIQRYGDADFPSPPEAADLVIHCHLQKGDFQLMLADSTEERTQDMQHGLSLTVQCEDDGEIQRLYDGLLAEGTMLMELQETFWGAKYAKVRDKYGFIWDLSAEKE, from the coding sequence ATGAAGGGTTGCATCATACCTTATTTGACATTCCACGGAGAGGCACGGGAAGCGGCGGGATTTTACGCGGATTTATTCGGGCTGACGAATCTTGGCATTCAGCGCTACGGTGATGCGGATTTTCCGTCTCCGCCGGAAGCCGCGGATCTGGTCATTCATTGCCATTTGCAAAAAGGGGATTTTCAGCTGATGCTAGCGGATTCGACGGAGGAGCGGACGCAAGACATGCAGCATGGCTTGTCATTGACCGTCCAATGTGAGGATGACGGGGAAATTCAGCGATTGTATGACGGTCTCCTTGCGGAAGGGACAATGCTCATGGAGTTGCAGGAGACATTTTGGGGTGCCAAATATGCGAAAGTACGGGACAAGTACGGATTCATTTGGGATTTGAGCGCGGAAAAAGAGTGA
- a CDS encoding SEC-C domain-containing protein: protein MVRRNDPCPCGSGKKYKRCCGAQGTDLVELVVNEELDRILSGFFNEHPQGADRQAMQRLMREWNERLSGSWSQEDIEEASGEYYLFIKKPDIWLAYWSRQLQETKRESVLSVLREWAQPLLLLGEIARASAASVQVTELFGGRTYELRRIEGMPVEEGTLVFGIVLRDPRQGTDAVAPVSSMIFLARWSKQTKSSLLELREREREKPDDQFIADHALDIYELFIKRSVATLNEIVEEVLLPSQLQALSALDTVLRDSAQPAETREMLHKLAVAYFMNEPQDVETEDEFLIAIMKLGVEIGLLEGTAGEFENREETPQTARYFEELASLYSEMLGSAEEPEVAREYEIGTDPRPTEKGLWETAMTTGGVVEPGRKPGVDGSRAQLLAYEACAAESEEQRIQLAMSAATIDPSCPDVLLLQAERESDPAKASKLYEKAIQEASRVFEPGENPWMNIPNRPFMRAAFAYGVHLFERKEFDEAAAIFMDLLRMNRTDNQGARYEAVASLIHAERYREAAEIMVRYEKGSRNDAAYLYLDWKLEHEASGGKSESAEEMLESAKQANSHVMHLMLFKAETIPYPRHMKIIPGGEEEARYIWKLLKG, encoded by the coding sequence ATGGTTCGACGAAATGACCCATGCCCGTGCGGCAGTGGGAAAAAGTACAAGCGATGTTGCGGTGCACAAGGGACGGATCTTGTCGAACTCGTTGTGAATGAAGAACTGGATCGGATCCTTTCCGGCTTTTTCAATGAACATCCGCAAGGGGCCGATCGGCAGGCTATGCAGCGCCTGATGCGGGAGTGGAATGAGCGTCTGTCCGGCAGTTGGAGCCAGGAAGATATCGAGGAAGCATCCGGAGAATATTATTTATTCATCAAGAAGCCGGATATTTGGCTGGCCTATTGGAGCCGCCAACTTCAGGAGACGAAGCGGGAATCCGTCCTGTCGGTCTTGAGGGAGTGGGCTCAGCCGCTCCTGCTGCTCGGTGAAATTGCCCGTGCATCGGCCGCTTCCGTCCAAGTGACTGAACTGTTCGGCGGCCGGACATATGAGTTGCGGCGCATTGAAGGGATGCCGGTGGAAGAGGGGACGCTCGTTTTCGGTATCGTCCTGCGGGACCCGCGGCAAGGTACTGATGCCGTCGCCCCGGTGTCTTCGATGATTTTTCTCGCGAGATGGAGCAAACAGACGAAATCTTCCTTATTGGAACTGAGAGAGCGGGAACGGGAGAAGCCGGATGATCAATTCATCGCTGACCATGCACTCGATATTTATGAGCTGTTCATTAAACGAAGTGTTGCCACCCTGAATGAGATAGTCGAGGAGGTGCTGTTGCCTTCCCAGCTGCAGGCCCTTTCCGCCCTGGATACCGTCCTCCGCGATTCGGCGCAACCTGCGGAGACGAGAGAAATGTTACATAAGCTTGCGGTCGCCTATTTTATGAATGAACCGCAGGATGTGGAAACCGAAGACGAGTTCTTGATAGCCATTATGAAGCTCGGTGTGGAAATCGGATTGTTGGAAGGGACGGCAGGTGAATTCGAAAACAGGGAAGAGACGCCTCAGACCGCCCGATATTTCGAGGAATTGGCTTCGCTATATTCTGAAATGCTCGGGAGCGCGGAAGAACCGGAAGTTGCTCGGGAGTATGAGATCGGCACGGACCCTCGACCGACGGAAAAAGGTCTATGGGAAACCGCGATGACGACAGGCGGTGTTGTGGAGCCGGGCCGCAAGCCGGGAGTGGACGGCAGCCGTGCTCAACTGCTTGCGTACGAAGCGTGTGCGGCAGAGTCGGAAGAACAACGGATTCAATTGGCGATGAGCGCCGCCACCATCGACCCTTCCTGCCCGGACGTCCTTCTATTGCAAGCTGAACGGGAATCTGATCCCGCTAAAGCGTCCAAACTCTACGAAAAAGCGATCCAGGAAGCATCCCGCGTGTTCGAACCGGGCGAAAATCCGTGGATGAACATCCCGAACCGTCCGTTCATGCGTGCGGCTTTCGCGTATGGGGTGCATTTATTCGAAAGGAAGGAGTTCGACGAAGCGGCTGCCATCTTCATGGACTTGCTAAGGATGAACCGGACGGATAATCAAGGCGCCCGCTATGAAGCGGTTGCATCCCTGATCCATGCGGAGCGTTACCGGGAAGCAGCGGAAATCATGGTCCGTTACGAGAAGGGCTCCCGGAACGATGCGGCGTATTTGTACCTTGATTGGAAATTGGAACATGAAGCGTCTGGCGGGAAATCCGAATCGGCGGAGGAGATGCTGGAGTCGGCCAAGCAGGCGAACAGCCATGTGATGCACTTGATGCTGTTCAAAGCAGAGACCATCCCGTATCCGAGACATATGAAAATCATCCCGGGCGGTGAAGAGGAAGCACGGTATATTTGGAAGCTGCTCAAAGGATGA
- a CDS encoding TIGR00266 family protein yields MNNHEIDYKLYGDDMQFVEVELDPHETVVAEAGALMMMEDGIEMETIFGDGSSGGSSSGLMGKLVGAGKRLLTGESLFMTTFTNVGTGKKHVSFASPYPGKIIPLDLSQYDGKIICQKDAFLAAAKGVSVGIEFQRKLGAGFFGGEGFIMQKLEGDGMTFVHAGGTIIEKRLAPGETLRVDTGCLVAMTRDIDYNIEMVKGVKTALFGGEGLFFATLRGPGTVWIQSLPFSRLASRVFAAAPQTPGGGSRDEGSVAGGLFNLLGGK; encoded by the coding sequence ATGAACAATCACGAAATTGACTACAAACTTTACGGGGATGACATGCAGTTCGTCGAAGTCGAACTGGATCCCCATGAAACGGTAGTGGCAGAAGCCGGCGCACTCATGATGATGGAAGACGGCATTGAAATGGAAACCATTTTCGGCGACGGCTCCTCAGGTGGCAGCAGCAGCGGATTGATGGGGAAATTGGTGGGGGCCGGAAAAAGGCTGTTAACCGGGGAAAGTCTTTTCATGACGACGTTCACGAATGTAGGGACAGGCAAGAAGCATGTTTCTTTCGCCTCCCCTTATCCCGGGAAGATCATCCCTCTTGATCTGAGCCAATACGACGGCAAGATCATTTGCCAGAAAGACGCGTTCCTGGCAGCAGCGAAGGGTGTATCCGTCGGGATCGAGTTCCAGCGTAAATTGGGTGCGGGCTTTTTCGGCGGGGAAGGGTTCATCATGCAGAAGCTGGAAGGCGACGGCATGACGTTCGTCCACGCGGGCGGCACGATTATTGAGAAACGGCTTGCTCCGGGCGAGACGCTGCGCGTCGATACCGGCTGCCTCGTCGCCATGACCCGGGATATCGATTATAATATCGAGATGGTGAAAGGCGTGAAAACCGCATTATTCGGCGGAGAAGGCCTGTTTTTCGCCACCTTGCGCGGACCGGGAACCGTTTGGATCCAATCGTTGCCATTCTCCAGACTCGCCAGCCGGGTGTTCGCAGCAGCTCCGCAAACTCCGGGAGGCGGTTCCCGCGATGAAGGCAGTGTTGCAGGCGGACTATTCAACCTGTTAGGCGGAAAATGA